The following coding sequences are from one Microbacterium sp. SORGH_AS_0969 window:
- a CDS encoding GNAT family N-acetyltransferase → MTDLRDGAALRPARAGDEEGILACIQALAGYEREPDAVDNTAEMIRATLFGDDPRAFAFVVERDGEIRAIAIWFLTYSTWTGRHGIWLEDLYVHEQYRSSGYGVALLAALAAECIDKDYSRLEWTVLDWNEPAIGFYRALGAEAMDEWTTRRVTGDALTALAARGASR, encoded by the coding sequence ATGACCGATCTCCGAGACGGGGCCGCTCTGCGCCCCGCCCGTGCCGGCGACGAAGAGGGCATCCTCGCGTGCATCCAGGCGCTCGCCGGCTACGAGAGAGAACCGGATGCCGTCGACAACACGGCCGAGATGATCCGGGCGACGCTGTTCGGCGACGATCCCCGCGCGTTCGCATTCGTCGTGGAGCGGGACGGGGAGATCCGCGCGATCGCCATCTGGTTCCTCACGTACTCGACATGGACCGGCCGTCACGGCATCTGGCTCGAAGACCTCTACGTGCACGAGCAGTACCGGTCGTCCGGCTACGGCGTGGCCCTGTTGGCCGCGCTCGCCGCCGAATGCATCGACAAGGACTACTCGCGCCTGGAGTGGACGGTGCTCGACTGGAACGAGCCTGCGATCGGCTTCTATCGCGCGCTCGGCGCCGAGGCGATGGACGAGTGGACGACGAGGCGCGTGACCGGCGACGCCCTGACCGCGCTCGCCGCTCGCGGCGCGAGCCGCTAG
- a CDS encoding arsenate reductase ArsC gives MSDTATILFVCVHNAGRSQMAAGYARALGGERVRVLSGGSAPGDALNPMAVAAMAEEGIDISAEVPQLLITDDVRASDAVITMGCGDACPIFPGKRYEDWELTDPAGKGLDEVRPIRDDIKARVTTLLRELGVEA, from the coding sequence ATGTCCGACACCGCCACCATCCTCTTCGTCTGCGTGCACAACGCCGGCCGTTCGCAGATGGCCGCCGGCTACGCCCGCGCCCTAGGCGGCGAGCGCGTCCGCGTGCTGTCGGGCGGGAGCGCACCGGGTGACGCCCTCAACCCGATGGCGGTCGCGGCCATGGCCGAGGAGGGCATCGACATCAGTGCCGAGGTGCCGCAGCTGCTGATCACCGACGACGTGCGCGCGTCCGACGCGGTCATCACGATGGGCTGCGGGGACGCGTGCCCGATCTTCCCCGGCAAGCGCTACGAGGACTGGGAACTGACCGATCCGGCGGGCAAGGGCCTCGACGAAGTCCGCCCGATCCGCGATGACATCAAGGCGCGTGTCACCACGCTGCTGCGTGAGCTGGGGGTCGAGGCGTGA
- a CDS encoding dipeptidase, which yields MLWDQHACVELVETADIAEVHRYRGAGGGYVSLNVGYAPHGPELTAPLLHSFRAQVAALDGLELAATVADVDRIAARGDTAVAFDLEDCAPLGGDLDAVGPLVAQGVRTLGPTYNHANRAGGGCLDAVDDGLTAWGRDLVAEMNRRGMVPDGSHVGARTTLDMCAVSARPVVFSHSNMRAVWDHPRNITDDQARAVADTGGVVGITGVGIFLGPNTATLDAMVRHLEYAVEVVGIRHVGVSTDFSFDWRTFRDTIAESPELYDDSYTRWGPMEWMPPETFVGLGSALAARGWTDADTAAVLGGNFRRVAAESWEPLE from the coding sequence ATGCTCTGGGATCAGCACGCCTGCGTCGAACTCGTCGAGACCGCCGACATCGCTGAGGTGCACCGGTACCGCGGCGCCGGCGGTGGATACGTCTCGCTGAACGTCGGCTACGCCCCGCACGGGCCGGAGCTCACGGCACCCCTTCTCCACTCCTTTCGCGCGCAGGTCGCCGCTCTCGACGGGTTGGAGCTCGCCGCCACCGTCGCCGACGTTGACCGCATCGCCGCTCGCGGCGACACCGCCGTCGCGTTCGACCTCGAGGATTGCGCTCCCCTCGGCGGAGACCTGGATGCCGTCGGCCCCCTCGTCGCGCAGGGTGTGCGCACGCTCGGCCCGACGTACAACCACGCCAATCGCGCGGGCGGCGGCTGCCTCGACGCGGTCGACGACGGTCTCACCGCGTGGGGCCGCGACCTCGTGGCCGAGATGAACCGTCGCGGGATGGTGCCGGACGGCTCGCACGTCGGCGCGCGCACGACGCTCGACATGTGCGCCGTGTCGGCCCGTCCCGTGGTGTTCAGTCACTCCAACATGCGCGCGGTCTGGGACCACCCCCGCAACATCACCGACGATCAGGCGCGAGCGGTCGCCGACACCGGGGGAGTCGTCGGCATCACCGGTGTCGGTATCTTTCTCGGACCGAACACCGCCACCCTGGATGCCATGGTCCGCCACCTCGAGTACGCCGTCGAGGTCGTCGGCATCCGCCACGTCGGCGTCAGCACCGACTTCTCGTTCGACTGGCGGACGTTCCGCGACACGATCGCCGAGTCGCCGGAGCTGTACGACGACAGCTACACGCGGTGGGGACCCATGGAGTGGATGCCGCCCGAGACCTTCGTCGGCCTCGGCTCCGCGCTCGCCGCGAGAGGATGGACCGACGCCGACACCGCCGCCGTGCTCGGCGGGAACTTCCGCCGCGTGGCGGCCGAGAGCTGGGAGCCCCTGGAATGA
- a CDS encoding FAD-dependent oxidoreductase, with translation MSLTLTVPPRPEVDRRAGLPVAVIGAGPVGLAAAAHLIERGLPVVVFEAGDAAGAAVREWGHTRLFSPWRYVVDAAARRLLEAEGWTAPDAEGLPTGDELIDRYLEPLARTAALASVVHYRTRVEAVSRQGMDRTRSAGRAAAPFTLRLRTNDGVTDATARAVIDTSGTTSSPHSLLASGLAPEGDLGDRVTTALPDVRGRDRVRFIGRRVLVVGAGHSAANTLIALAALADEDPATRVSWAVRTEATARLAADAADDLAARGRLGTAVHRLVVDGRVEQIASFEIDDVRLSDAGVRVSGRRAGEAFAVAVDVIVNATGFRPDLSMLAEIRLGLDEIVEAPRALAPLIDPNVHSCGSVPPHGVAELTHPEPDFYLAGMKSYGRAPTFLLLTGYEQVRSIAAELAGDRVAARQVDLVLPETGVCTTDAGSCCA, from the coding sequence GTGAGCCTCACCCTCACGGTCCCGCCGCGGCCCGAGGTCGACCGTCGCGCGGGTCTTCCCGTCGCGGTCATCGGCGCAGGGCCGGTCGGCTTGGCTGCCGCCGCTCACCTGATCGAGCGCGGGCTGCCAGTGGTCGTCTTCGAGGCGGGCGACGCCGCCGGCGCGGCCGTTCGCGAATGGGGCCACACGCGCCTCTTCTCGCCGTGGCGCTATGTCGTCGACGCCGCAGCTCGCCGTCTGCTCGAGGCCGAGGGGTGGACCGCTCCGGATGCCGAGGGCCTGCCCACCGGCGACGAGCTGATCGACCGTTACCTCGAACCCCTCGCGCGCACCGCCGCCCTGGCATCCGTCGTCCACTACCGAACGCGCGTGGAGGCCGTGTCGAGGCAGGGCATGGACCGCACGCGGTCCGCCGGACGCGCTGCTGCGCCGTTCACGCTGCGACTGCGGACGAACGACGGCGTGACGGATGCCACGGCTCGGGCCGTCATCGACACCTCGGGCACGACGAGCTCTCCGCATTCGCTGTTGGCGTCGGGTCTCGCCCCCGAAGGTGACCTCGGCGACCGGGTGACGACGGCGCTTCCCGACGTACGGGGACGCGACCGTGTCCGCTTCATCGGCCGCCGTGTGCTCGTCGTCGGCGCCGGCCACTCGGCGGCGAACACCCTGATCGCGCTCGCCGCACTCGCCGACGAAGACCCCGCGACGCGCGTGTCGTGGGCCGTGCGCACCGAAGCCACGGCGCGGCTCGCCGCCGACGCGGCCGACGACCTCGCCGCGCGCGGACGCCTCGGCACGGCGGTGCACCGTCTGGTCGTCGACGGGCGTGTCGAGCAGATCGCCTCGTTCGAGATCGATGATGTTCGGCTGTCCGACGCCGGAGTTCGCGTGAGCGGTCGACGCGCAGGCGAGGCGTTCGCGGTCGCGGTGGACGTGATCGTCAATGCCACCGGATTTCGCCCCGACCTGTCGATGCTGGCCGAGATCCGCCTCGGTCTCGACGAGATTGTGGAGGCGCCGCGTGCCCTCGCCCCGCTCATCGACCCGAACGTGCACTCGTGCGGGTCGGTGCCGCCGCACGGCGTCGCCGAGCTCACCCACCCCGAGCCCGACTTCTACCTCGCAGGCATGAAGTCGTACGGTCGAGCGCCCACATTCCTGCTGCTCACCGGGTACGAGCAGGTGCGATCGATAGCCGCCGAGCTCGCAGGTGACCGGGTGGCGGCGCGGCAGGTCGATCTCGTGCTGCCCGAGACGGGCGTGTGCACGACCGACGCGGGGTCCTGCTGCGCGTGA
- a CDS encoding ArsR/SmtB family transcription factor — protein sequence MTPGTALPLLDAPCCVSSGDAAMAPAEAETLAKTLKALADPARLRIVSIIAAQDAGATCACDLQEPLGLSQPTVSHHTKVLVDAGILTREKRATWAYFSLVPGALDRVAAAIAPRP from the coding sequence ATGACTCCCGGTACCGCCCTGCCTCTGCTCGACGCCCCGTGCTGCGTGTCGTCGGGCGATGCCGCGATGGCACCGGCAGAGGCGGAGACCCTCGCGAAGACGCTCAAGGCGCTGGCCGATCCCGCCCGCCTGCGGATCGTGTCGATCATCGCCGCTCAGGATGCCGGCGCCACGTGCGCGTGCGACCTGCAGGAGCCGCTGGGCCTGTCGCAACCGACGGTGTCACACCACACCAAGGTGCTGGTGGATGCCGGCATCCTCACCCGCGAGAAGCGCGCCACCTGGGCGTACTTCTCGCTCGTGCCGGGCGCCCTCGACCGCGTCGCCGCGGCCATCGCGCCCCGGCCCTGA
- a CDS encoding glyoxalase: MPGLHHLDIWIAHPDGLTDWIWLFTRLGWTTDAEWPGGATFTAAGAYISVTTTPNTVDAPHDRRRPGVNHLAFEGGTPAEVDAVMVDAPAHGWNPLYADRYPHAGGPQHYAGWIENAAGFKVEIVAD, from the coding sequence ATGCCCGGCCTCCACCACCTCGACATCTGGATCGCCCACCCCGACGGCCTGACCGACTGGATCTGGCTCTTCACCCGCCTCGGATGGACGACGGATGCCGAGTGGCCCGGTGGGGCGACCTTCACCGCCGCCGGCGCGTACATCTCGGTGACGACGACACCGAACACGGTCGACGCCCCGCACGATCGCCGACGGCCCGGCGTGAACCATCTCGCTTTCGAGGGCGGGACGCCCGCCGAGGTGGACGCCGTGATGGTCGACGCCCCCGCGCACGGGTGGAATCCCCTGTACGCCGACCGCTATCCGCACGCCGGCGGACCGCAGCACTACGCGGGGTGGATCGAGAACGCGGCAGGCTTCAAGGTCGAGATCGTCGCGGACTAG
- a CDS encoding NAD(P)/FAD-dependent oxidoreductase, protein MSAYDVIVIGAGLAGLRCATRLAHAGRDVVVLEAGETVGGRERTDIVDGFRLDLGFHVLNPAYPSIRRWVDVDALALRRFPVAVGVRLEDRVVRLAHPVRPPFSLPETLASGLVRPADLAALARWAAPTVVSARAAKDGADRTLEEAWDRAGLRGPLRESVLEPFLAGVLADDRQQTSDAFVRLLVRSFALGRPGVPAAGIGALPAQLADTARRAGAGIRVGHRVVSTRPRGSGWHVGIEGRDAVTARAVVIATGLDPALDVALPRPRGLQTWWFATDDAPSKDAALRVDGRRRGPIVNTAIMTNTAPTYAPRGQHLVQATCVMPSAATEDGIRSQLAEIWETDTRPWRLLRRDDVARALPAQDPPLRLRRPVRLGDGRYVAGDHRDTASIQGALVSGQRAAEAVLADLAG, encoded by the coding sequence ATGAGCGCGTACGACGTCATCGTCATCGGCGCGGGGCTCGCGGGGCTGCGCTGCGCGACCCGCCTCGCCCACGCCGGCCGCGATGTCGTGGTCCTCGAGGCGGGCGAGACCGTCGGCGGACGTGAGCGGACCGACATCGTGGACGGCTTCCGCCTCGACCTCGGCTTCCACGTGCTCAATCCGGCGTACCCGTCCATCCGTCGGTGGGTCGATGTCGACGCGCTCGCGCTCCGGCGCTTCCCCGTCGCGGTCGGCGTGCGGCTCGAGGACCGGGTCGTCCGTCTGGCCCATCCCGTGCGACCCCCCTTCTCGCTCCCCGAGACGCTGGCCAGCGGGCTCGTGCGGCCCGCCGATCTCGCCGCGCTCGCCCGTTGGGCGGCGCCGACCGTGGTCTCGGCCCGCGCGGCGAAGGACGGCGCCGACCGCACGCTCGAAGAAGCGTGGGACCGCGCGGGGCTCCGAGGCCCCCTGCGCGAGAGCGTGCTCGAGCCCTTCCTCGCCGGGGTCCTCGCCGACGACCGGCAACAGACCTCCGACGCGTTCGTCCGGCTGCTCGTGCGCAGCTTCGCGCTCGGCCGTCCGGGGGTCCCCGCCGCGGGGATCGGCGCTCTTCCCGCGCAGCTCGCCGACACGGCGCGCCGCGCCGGGGCCGGCATCCGGGTCGGTCATCGGGTGGTTTCCACCCGGCCCCGGGGGTCCGGTTGGCACGTGGGCATCGAGGGACGGGATGCCGTCACCGCCCGCGCCGTGGTGATCGCGACCGGGCTCGACCCGGCGCTCGATGTCGCGCTGCCGCGCCCGCGTGGCCTGCAGACGTGGTGGTTCGCCACCGACGACGCACCGAGCAAGGACGCTGCGCTCCGCGTCGACGGGCGACGACGCGGCCCGATCGTGAACACCGCGATCATGACGAACACCGCCCCGACCTACGCTCCGCGGGGACAGCACCTCGTCCAGGCGACCTGCGTGATGCCCTCCGCGGCGACGGAGGATGGCATCCGGAGCCAGCTCGCCGAGATCTGGGAGACCGACACCCGACCGTGGCGACTCCTCCGGCGTGACGACGTCGCTCGCGCTCTGCCGGCGCAGGACCCGCCGCTGCGGCTGCGCCGCCCGGTGCGCCTCGGCGACGGGCGGTATGTGGCCGGCGATCACCGCGACACCGCGTCGATCCAGGGAGCGCTCGTGTCGGGCCAGCGAGCCGCCGAGGCCGTGCTCGCCGACCTCGCGGGCTGA
- a CDS encoding sulfurtransferase has protein sequence MASVLNVSAYLFTRIDDPAALRVTLRERALAAGLRGTILLAEEGINLFLAGPADAVRGFVDELRVDPRFAALETKHSWSDAVPFGKLLVKVKREIIRMDRPEVRPQDGRAPAVSPDTLRRWLDRGTDDEGREVVLVDTRNAFEVDYGTFAGAKDWRIERFTQFPDAASSHRDELAGKTVVSFCTGGIRCEKAALYLRDEGVDAYQLDGGILGWFAAQGDAHWQGDCFVFDGREALDAGLAPRAGA, from the coding sequence ATGGCATCCGTCCTCAACGTCTCGGCGTATCTGTTCACGCGCATCGACGACCCCGCCGCCCTCCGCGTCACGCTGCGCGAGCGGGCGCTCGCGGCGGGTCTGCGCGGAACGATCCTTCTCGCCGAAGAGGGCATCAACCTCTTCCTCGCCGGGCCGGCCGACGCCGTGCGCGGTTTCGTGGACGAGCTGCGCGTCGACCCGCGCTTCGCCGCTCTCGAAACGAAGCACAGTTGGTCGGATGCCGTGCCCTTCGGCAAGCTCCTGGTGAAGGTGAAGCGCGAGATCATCCGCATGGACCGGCCCGAGGTGCGCCCTCAGGACGGCCGGGCTCCCGCCGTGAGTCCCGACACCCTGCGCCGCTGGCTCGATCGCGGCACCGACGACGAGGGACGCGAGGTCGTGCTCGTCGACACCCGCAACGCTTTCGAGGTCGATTACGGCACCTTCGCCGGCGCGAAGGACTGGCGCATCGAGCGTTTCACGCAGTTCCCGGATGCCGCGAGCTCTCACCGAGATGAACTCGCCGGGAAGACGGTCGTGAGTTTCTGCACGGGCGGGATCCGCTGCGAGAAGGCCGCGCTCTACCTTCGCGACGAAGGCGTCGACGCGTACCAGCTCGACGGGGGGATCCTCGGGTGGTTCGCGGCCCAGGGCGATGCGCATTGGCAGGGCGACTGTTTCGTGTTCGACGGCCGCGAAGCGCTGGACGCGGGGCTCGCGCCGCGAGCGGGCGCCTGA